Genomic DNA from Treponema pectinovorum:
TGTCTTACACTTTTTAAAATTGCAGAAAAAATGATTGAAGAAAAAAAAGAGCCCCTCAAAGATTTTGAAGGACCTGAATATCTTAGAAAAAGCGAAGCAGAACTTTCTCTTGAAAACAATAATCTAATTTGAATCAAGAAAATGTGACAATGCTTCCAAGGTTTGAGTTCCCATTGAAGCGGCTTCTTTGTTTTCTGTTTTTATCGCTTCAAAAACTTCCTGTCTAAAAACTTTTACATTTTTAGGTGCTTCCACGCCTATTTTTACCTGATCGCCACGAACTTCTATCAAAGTTATCGTTATGTCTTCGCCAATTTTTATTTTTTCATCGACTTTTCTTGATAATATCAGCATTACTTTGTTTCCTTATTTTTTAAAGTTTTGATGATATTATGCTTTGTAGTCCATTTTGAATCCGAGAGCACAACCTGCAAAGCAACATTATTTTTTCTATTTATTACCAGAGGTCCCTGTAGATTTGCTGTAACAGGTCCTCCATCCGACGGAACGGTTATTATCGCAAACAGCACGACATCGCCTGGAGAGTCAATTCCTATTTCAGAAAGAGTTTTGTCGTCAATATCAAGTTCATAATCATTTACGATTAAAAACGGGTCTACTATCAAAAAAGCAAGCCCAGCTTCTTCTATGGATTGCAGCCAGAAAAAAGGCTGATATTCAGCTTCGATTATCGCAAATTTATGATATTCATGAAAACCGTATAGTCCTTCTGGAAAATTTATGATTTGATTTTCTTCAATGCTAACGGTTCCCATAGTTTTTGTTTTTACATCCATGTCAGTTTTGTCCTCCTTGATGCATATTTTTTAATTTTCATTTTATCTCATATAATTCAACAGTGAAGAAGAATACATCTTTCCTGCATTGCTTAAAGTTGCCTGTTGAGTGTATTCGAGCATCTTTTTATCTGTCAATGCCTGCGTTATATCCAGATCGCCTTCTCGGCTTATTGCAGATGTAACATTCAATGCTGTGGCGCTGTTTCGAACGGCATCGTTTTGCAACCTTTCGTATTCGCTTCCTGATTTTGCAACCCTCGTCGTAAGATTGCCGATTCCCTGGTCAATAGATGCTAAAACTCGTGTTCCCACCGCTTGCCCGTCGCCCTGCAAAAGTGAATTTCGCAAATTTATTACGGTATCAAAAAGCGAACCTCCAGAAATTCTCACATTGTCGGCAGTATTGTACGGAGGTTTTTGGCTTGAATCCTTTATTATGCCCAAATCATATAAAGAATTTCCTTCAACATCTTCTAGCCAAAGCTGATGTGCATCTGTGGTTGTAAGGTTGAGTCCGTTTGTTATTGGGTCTATAGAAGCCTTAACCGCTGCTCCAGAATTATTTATTTTGGTTACGAGCGAATACATCGTATCCCCACGCTCTATCTTTATGTTTTGACCGTCAATATTTACAACACCTTCGTCCTTTGCCTGCCATGAAGAAAGATCTCGCCCCCCAAAAAGGCGCTGCTGTTCTGCCCAAAATGTTTTTGAGCCTACATTATCAACATTTATGTATTTATTTTCGTCGACTTCAACTTTGTTTTCGGAAATTGTGCCGTTATAGCGAACCGCGGAAATAAGAGGTTGAATCGCACCTTCGACATGGCCAAAATCAACTTCAAAAGCAGGCGCGTTTGTGTTTGTTCCTGCAAAAATTGAATTTCCGTCAGGACCAAGTGCGTTTGCATTTTGAACGAGCTCCTGCAAAAGTTCATCAACTTCAACTGCAATATTTTTGAGGTCGTCTCCATTATAAATTCCGTTTGCACCAGTTACTGCAAGTTCACGAATTCTTTGCATAATTTCGAGTGAATTTTGCATGTAGCCTTCGCGATATTGAAACTGATCGCTTAATGTAAGAGAGTTTTTTTGAAAGTTATTTACTCGTGTCAAATAGGATTGATATTTTACGAGATGGCCGGCAGCAACAGGGTCTTCCCTCAGAGATTGAATCCTCTGCTGAGTTCCAATTTGGTTATCAATCTTATTCAATTTTCGTTCTTGAATCCTAAGATTGTACTGAGTGTTATTATTGTTCATCTGGCTTGAAATTCTTTTCATTTAACTACACTCCAAGACGATTTATTATAGTATCCAGCATCTGATCTATTACACTTACATATTTTGCGGCTGCATTGTATCCATGCTGAAATTTTATTATGTCGGCAAGTTCTTCATCGATGTTTACTCCGCTTATTGAATCGCGAAGATTTCGTAAATCTCCCATTATTGCGTTTTGGCTTAAAAGCATATTTTCCGCCTGCTCGCCTTTTAGACCGACATTTGTAACTGTCTCTGCAAAATAGTCGTCAAAAGTTCTGCTTTCGCCTATCATAACGCTGGTATTTCTTATAGAAGCGATTTCTACCGCTGCTCTTCCGTCTCCTATTACTGCTCTGCCTTGTGCATTTGGGAATGCTGCTGCAACGCTATTTACATCGCTTTTTATAGCAGGATTTACTGCTATGTAGTCGCTTGGATTCATA
This window encodes:
- the csrA gene encoding carbon storage regulator CsrA: MLILSRKVDEKIKIGEDITITLIEVRGDQVKIGVEAPKNVKVFRQEVFEAIKTENKEAASMGTQTLEALSHFLDSN
- the fliW gene encoding flagellar assembly protein FliW, which translates into the protein MDVKTKTMGTVSIEENQIINFPEGLYGFHEYHKFAIIEAEYQPFFWLQSIEEAGLAFLIVDPFLIVNDYELDIDDKTLSEIGIDSPGDVVLFAIITVPSDGGPVTANLQGPLVINRKNNVALQVVLSDSKWTTKHNIIKTLKNKETK
- a CDS encoding flagellar hook-associated protein 3 gives rise to the protein MKRISSQMNNNNTQYNLRIQERKLNKIDNQIGTQQRIQSLREDPVAAGHLVKYQSYLTRVNNFQKNSLTLSDQFQYREGYMQNSLEIMQRIRELAVTGANGIYNGDDLKNIAVEVDELLQELVQNANALGPDGNSIFAGTNTNAPAFEVDFGHVEGAIQPLISAVRYNGTISENKVEVDENKYINVDNVGSKTFWAEQQRLFGGRDLSSWQAKDEGVVNIDGQNIKIERGDTMYSLVTKINNSGAAVKASIDPITNGLNLTTTDAHQLWLEDVEGNSLYDLGIIKDSSQKPPYNTADNVRISGGSLFDTVINLRNSLLQGDGQAVGTRVLASIDQGIGNLTTRVAKSGSEYERLQNDAVRNSATALNVTSAISREGDLDITQALTDKKMLEYTQQATLSNAGKMYSSSLLNYMR